The proteins below are encoded in one region of Rhododendron vialii isolate Sample 1 chromosome 7a, ASM3025357v1:
- the LOC131334440 gene encoding probable 1-acylglycerol-3-phosphate O-acyltransferase translates to MAEEVRSSPDAAAAAASTTTAASAVAAARTNKSSTRFLWPSVLRWIPTSTDHILASEERLLSLVKTPYEQEQVNIGSGPPGSKVRWFRSASDEPRFINTVTFDSKDDSPTLVMVHGYGASHGFFFRNFDALAKHFRVIAIDQLGWGGSSRPDFTCKSTEETEAWFIDSFEEWRKGKNLSNFILLGHSFGGYVAARYALKHPEHIKHLVLVGSAGFSSQTDAMYAPLIHFKATWKGAVLSHLWESNFTPQKIIRGIGPFGPDLVHKYMSARFGAYSTGEVLSGEETRLLTDYVYHTLAAKASGELCMKHIFEFGAFTRVPLLQSASEWKVPTTFIYGYEDWMPYGGAQEARKHMKVPCEIIRVPKAGHFVFIDNPTGFHSAVLYACRKFLSYGADNPSLPEGLISA, encoded by the exons ATGGCGGAGGAAGTCAGGTCATCTCCcgacgccgccgccgccgccgcttcAACAACCACCGCAGCATCAGCCGTAGCAGCAGCAAGAACTAATAAATCATCGACGAGGTTTTTGTGGCCCTCCGTCCTCCGCTGGATCCCTACCTCCACCGACCACATCCTCGCCTCCGAGGAACGCCTTCTCTCTCTAGTCAA GACTCCGTATGAGCAAGAACAAGTCAACATTGGTTCTGGCCCACCAGGGTCTAAAGTCAGGTGGTTTCGTTCTGCTAGCGATGAGCCAAGGTTCATTAACACAGTTACTTTTGATAGCAAAGATGATTCTCCCACTCTTGTAATGGTCCATGGTTATGGTGCCTCTCATGGTTTCTTCTTCCGTAATTTTGATGCTCTAGCCAAACATTTCAGAGTCATTGCTATTGATCAGCTTGG ATGGGGTGGATCAAGCAGACCTGACTTTACATGCAAAAGCACTGAAG AAACTGAAGCATGGTTTATTGATTCCTTTGAGGAATGGCGGAAGGGCAAAAACCTTAGCAACTTTATTTTACTTGGACACTCATTTGGAGGTTATGTTGCAGCTAGATATGCTCTCAAG CATCCTGAGCACATAAAACACTTGGTTTTAGTGGGGAGTGCTGGGTTTTCATCCCAGACCGATGCTATGTATGCGCCACTAATTCATTTCAAAGCAACGTGGAAAGGAGCTGTATTGAGTCACTTATGGGAATCGAATTTTACTCCTCAAAAGATTATTAG AGGTATTGGCCCCTTTGGTCCAGATCTGGTCCACAAGTATATGTCTGCTAGGTTTGGTGCATATTCAACGGGGGAAGTTTTGAGTGGCGAAGAGACCAGATTGCTGACAG ATTATGTGTATCATACTCTGGCTGCGAAAGCTAGCGGAGAGCTGTGTATGAAACACATATTCGAGTTCGGAGCATTTACACGGGTGCCTCTTTTACAAAG TGCATCTGAATGGAAAGTGCCAACTACTTTTATATACGGCTACGAGGATTGGATGCCGTATGGAGGAGCACAAGAAGCTCGCAAACATATGAAGGTCCCCTGTGAAATTATACGGGTCcctaag GCTGGCCATTTTGTATTCATAGACAACCCTACTGGTTTCCATTCAGCTGTGTTATATGCTTGCCGCAAGTTTCTGTCCTATGGTGCAGATAATCCCTCCTTACCTGAGGGCCTGATATCTGCCTAA
- the LOC131334441 gene encoding V-type proton ATPase subunit c1 has translation MSTFSGDETAPFFGFLGAAAALVFSCMGAAYGTAKSGVGVASMGVMRPELVMKSIVPVVMAGVLGIYGLIIAVIISTGINPKAKSYYLFDGYAHLSSGLACGLAGLSAGMAIGIVGDAGVRANAQQPKLFVGMILILIFAEALALYGLIVGIILSSRAGQSRAD, from the exons ATGTCTACCTTCAGCGGCGATGAAACGGCACCGTTCTTCGGCTTCCTCGGCGCTGCAGCCGCCCTAGTCTTCTCCT GCATGGGGGCGGCGTATGGGACGGCAAAGAGCGGCGTCGGTGTGGCGTCAATGGGGGTGATGAGGCCGGAGCTGGTGATGAAGTCGATTGTTCCGGTGGTTATGGCTGGTGTTTTGGGTATATACGGATTGATTATTGCTGTGATCATTAGTACTGGGATTAACCCTAAGGCTAAGTCCTATTACCTTTTTGATGGGTATGCTCATCTTTCGTCTGGTCTTGCTTGTGGCCTCGCTGGTTTATCTGCTGGAATGGCTATTGGTATCGTTGGCGATGCTGGTGTTAG AGCCAATGCTCAGCAGCCAAAACTTTTTGTTGGGATGATCCTCATTCTCATCTTTGCCGAAGCGCTTGCTCTATACGGCCTTATTGTCGGTATTATCCTCTCATCTCGAGCTGGCCAGTCCAGAGCTGATTAA
- the LOC131334443 gene encoding lysine-specific histone demethylase 1 homolog 3 yields the protein MELEEEEKNPGSRKRAKVSQAGLDSGDDEPIRSLFKLKSKRNPKKVKTKSKGSDLGDVNEDLGGIDMDDTLASFRKKLKDPKKEIGCGQYLNGDVKGGGLAIETSDKEKASSKGESDGSICKESEIRVKEKVKRSKSASKSKKSGGCTGEESKPVMDDYAEDPLSTFIQKPQSGLATKSRPSLLSKQKEGNHASRNGLTSCDVSSGYNVRLEYPEAIADDSVPISDLQRSQSCLSACDSKTARLKEGIVDRQTGDIPDGNPMEPYGSDHLDDGYSEEFLSVEMKNDCSLPSQVSTLRTKNIKGGTRKAVEKSDLVFDADVENAGSDGCDAFCQVSGTCIEDPELASSYSHKEDATISERFVGIRKANEASSPSITPGQNASYAEDKGHLCDQEFNDKKQLEVQRAVRKAKKRRQWDMAYEGDADWEYLIHGQGFLESNLAENDDQSSRARPNFNSSSNALTEAEYGEISAVSVGLKAREAGPLEKIKFKELLKCKGGLQEYLQCRNQILGLWRKDVSRVLPLTECGVAANPSADEPTRTSLVREIYAFLDRSGYMNVGVASEKDRAEPSSMHNFNLLEGRNIGEKARDTDAGLLQLGKKIIVIGAGPAGLTAARHLQRQGFSVTILEARNRIGGRVYTDHSSLSVPVDLGASIITGVEADVATGRRPDPSSLVCAQLGLELTILNSDCPLYDVVTGQKVPADLDEALEVEFNSLLDDMALLVAQKGERAMKMSLEDGLEYALKRRRTVRLGRKGMMGSELHNSVDALVHSEAGVDGKVSEIHSSEEILSPLERRIMDWHYAHLEYGCAALLKEVSLPYWNQDDVYGGFGGAHCMIKGGYGTVVESLGEGLCVHLNHVVTDISYSTKDCGGNDDQVNKVTVCTSNGGEFSGEAVLVTVPLGCLKAGAIKFSPPLPQWKELSIQRLGFGVLNKVFLEFSEVFWDDSVDYFGATAEKTNMRGQCFMFWNVKKTVGAPVLVALVVGKAAMDGQYMNSSDHVNNALTVLRELFGVDAVSDPVASVVTDWGKDPFSFGAYSYVAMGSSGDDYDLLGRPVENCVFFAGEATCKEHPDTVGGAMISGLREAVRMLDILNTGYDYTAEVEAIEAAERHSDGEMNEVCDIVKRLEAFKLSNVVHKDTVDGTQIFTREALLEEMFSNAKTTAGRLHLAKELLNLPLEALKSFAGTKEGLSTLNLWILDSMGKDGTQLLRHCVRVLVLVSTDLLAVRLSGIGRTVKEKVCVHTSRDIRAIASQLVNMWIEVFRKEKASNGGLKLVRQSSVADSLKSKCLASGKPPLRMHHGPPESKESSQISAFPGSHLPRGANLKRENIKLETRADSKLEVKLSRSQGSVGRDNAKGEEGHNFLMSEEEQAAFAAAEKARAAALAAAEAYASSEAKCNTSLPLPKILSFHKFARRDSREQYTHMDESDFRRKWSDGALGRQEIASEIDSRNCRVRDWSVDFSSACVNIDSSKRSIDNLSQRSHSNEIACQSNFRGNSPESAAVDSSIFTKAWVDTDGSSGIKDWNAIDRWQSQAAAADSDFFHRAMQLRDEEDSNMNSKRPTLRHGQLPNESSVSQVTVNKELVGNQPKGVEHIKQAVVDYVASLLMPLYKARKIEKEGYKSIMKKTATKVMEQTTDAEKTMAVYEFLDFKRKNKIRSFVDTLIERHMATKPVVKPQ from the exons ATGGaattggaggaggaggagaagaatcCTGGTTCTAGGAAAAGAGCGAAGGTGAGTCAGGCCGGGTTGGATTCCGGTGATGATGAGCCGATTAGGTCATTGTTTAAGCTGAAAAGCAAGAGAAACCCTAAGAAGGTTAAGACAAAATCGAAAGGGAGTGATTTGGGGGATGTGAATGAGGATTTGGGGGGTATTGATATGGATGATACATTGGCTAGTTTTAGGAAGAAGCTGAAGGATCCAAAGAAGGAGATTGGATGCGGCCAGTATCTGAATGGGGATGTAAAGGGTGGAGGTTTGGCAATTGAAACTTCGGATAAAGAGAAGGCAAGTAGCAAGGGTGAATCTGATGGGAGCATTTGTAAAGAATCAGAAATTAGGGTTAAGGAGAAAGTTAAAAGATCCAAGAGTGCTTCCAAGTCTAAGAAAAGCGGAGGTTGTACTGGGGAAGAGTCTAAACCTGTTATGGATGATTATGCAGAAGATCCATTGTCTACCTTTATACAGAAGCCACAATCAGGTTTGGCAACGAAATCTCGACCATCTTTGCTATCAAAACAGAAAGAGGGAAATCACGCTTCCAGGAATGGATTGACCTCTTGTGATGTCTCATCTGGTTATAACGTGCGTTTGGAGTATCCTGAAGCAATTGCAGATGATTCAGTTCCAATTTCCGATCTTCAAAGGTCTCAGTCCTGCTTAAGTGCATGTGATAGTAAGACTGCACGGCTTAAAGAAGGAATAGTGGACAGACAGACAGGTGACATTCCTGATGGAAACCCGATGGAACCCTATGGCTCAGACCATCTTGATGATGGGTATTCCGAGGAGTTTCTCTCTGTTGAGATGAAAAATGATTGTTCTCTTCCAAGTCAGGTGTCAACATTGAGAACCAAGAACATCAAGGGTGGAACGAGGAAAGCTGTTGAAAAGTCTGATTTGGTTTTTGATGCAGATGTCGAAAATGCAGGGTCTGATGGTTGTGATGCTTTCTGTCAAGTTTCTGGTACTTGCATTGAGGATCCAGAGCTTGCTTCATCCTATTCACATAAGGAGGATGCCACAATATCCGAGAGGTTCGTTGGAATCCGCAAGGCCAACGAAGCCTCTTCTCCATCCATCACACCTGGTCAAAATGCAAGTTATGCAGAAGATAAAGGTCATCTGTGCGATCAAGAGTTTAATGATAAGAAGCAATTGGAAGTACAACGTGCTGTGCGTAAGGCTAAAAAGCGCAGGCAATGGGACATGGCTTATGAGGGGGATGCTGATTGGGAGTATCTGATTCATGGGCAAGGTTTTCTTGAAAGCAACCTTGCTGAGAATGATGATCAGTCATCAAGAGCAAGACCAAACTTCAACTCCTCTTCTAATGCACTTACAGAGGCTGAATATGGGGAAATATCAGCTGTATCCGTTGGACTGAAAGCTCGGGAAGCTGGTCCACTTGAGAAGATTAAATTTAAGGAGCTACTGAAATGCAAAGGTGGGCTTCAGGAATATTTGCAATGCAG GAATCAGATCTTAGGCCTTTGGAGGAAAGATGTGAGCCGTGTCTTGCCTCTCACGGAGTGTGGAGTCGCTGCTAATCCTTCAGCGGATGAACCAACACGTACTTCTCTAGTTAGGGAGATATATGCTTTTCTGGATCGAAGT GGTTATATGAATGTCGGGGTTGCTTCAGAAAAGGACAGAGCAGAACCTAGTTCCATGCACAATTTCAATCTTTTGGAGGGGAGAAACATTGGGGAAAAAGCTAGGGACACTGATGCCGGTCTCTTGCAACTTGGAAAGAAGATTATTGTCATAGGTGCAGGCCCAGCTGGCTTAACTGCAGCCCGTCATTTGCAACGCCAGGGTTTTTCTGTTACCATACTTGAGGCTAGGAATAGAATAGGGGGTCGCGTTTATACGGATCACTCATCTCTTTCAGTTCCTGTGGATCTTGGAGCTAGCATTATCACGGGAGTTGAGGCTGATGTTGCTACAGGAAGGAGGCCTGATCCTTCTTCATTGGTTTGTGCTCAGTTGGGCCTTGAGCTGACTATATTGAATAGTGACTGCCCTCTTTATGATGTTGTTACGGGCCAGAAAGTCCCCGCAGATTTGGATGAAGCCTTGGAAGTAGAATTTAACAGCCTCCTTGACGACATGGCACTGCTTGTTGCTCAAAAGGGTGAACGAGCAATGAAAATGTCTCTTGAAGATGGTTTAGAGTATGCCCTTAAAAGGCGTCGCACGGTTCGATTGGGACGAAAGGGGATGATGGGAAGTGAATTGCATAATTCTGTGGATGCCTTAGTTCATTCTGAAGCTGGTGTTGATGGAAAAGTTTCAGAGATCCATAGCTCTGAGGAGATTTTGAGTCCTCTTGAGAGGAGGATTATGGATTGGCATTATGCCCATTTGGAATATGGTTGTGCTGCTTTGCTTAAAGAAGTTTCTCTTCCTTACTGGAATCAGGATGATGTTTATGGAGGTTTTGGAGGAGCTCATTGTATGATTAAAGGGGGTTACGGCACTGTTGTTGAATCTCTAGGGGAGGGACTTTGTGTCCACTTGAACCATGTGGTCACAGATATTTCATACAGCACAAAGGATTGTGGAGGAAATGATGACCAGGTTAACAAAGTTACAGTTTGTACATCAAACGGTGGAGAGTTCTCAGGAGAGGCAGTCTTGGTCACAGTGCCACTGGGGTGCCTAAAAGCTGGAGCCATCAAATTTTCACCTCCATTACCCCAGTGGAAAGAATTATCTATCCAAAGACTTGGTTTTGGTGTACTTAATAAAGTGTTTTTGGAATTTTCCGAAGTCTTTTGGGATGATTCTGTTGATTACTTTGGTGCAACTGCAGAAAAAACAAACATGAGGGGCCAGTGCTTCATGTTTTGGAATGTCAAGAAAACTGTTGGGGCGCCTGTTCTTGTTGCCCTGGTTGTTGGTAAGGCAGCTATGGATGGTCAATATATGAACTCCTCTGATCATGTGAATAACGCCTTAACAGTTCTGCGCGAACTTTTTGGAGTGGACGCAGTCTCGGATCCAGTTGCGTCAGTAGTGACAGACTGGGGAAAGGATCCTTTTAGCTTTGGTGCTTACTCATATGTTGCTATGGGTTCATCTGGAGACGACTATGATCTATTGGGTAGGCCAGTTGAAAATTGTGTGTTTTTCGCTGGTGAAGCCACGTGCAAGGAACATCCAGATACTGTTGGCGGTGCAATGATTAGTGGTCTTAGGGAGGCTGTGCGAATGCTTGATATACTTAATACGGGGTATGATTATACAGCAGAAGTAGAAGCAATAGAGGCTGCGGAAAGACATTCAGACGGTGAAATGAATGAAGTTTGTGACATTGTGAAGAGACTTGAAGCTTTTAAGCTCTCTAATGTCGTGCACAAGGACACTGTGGATGGGACCCAAATTTTTACTAGGGAAGCTTTACTAGAAGAAATGTTCTCTAATGCTAAAACTACTGCTGGGCGTTTGCATCTAGCCAAAGAGTTGTTGAATCTTCCCCTAGAAGCTCTGAAGTCCTTTGCTGGGACAAAGGAAGGGCTCAGCACGCTCAACTTATGGATACTG GATTCGATGGGGAAGGATGGTACCCAACTTTTGCGTCATTGTGTTCGCGTTCTTGTGCTTGTTTCAACTGATCTCCTTGCAGTACGTTTGTCAG GTATTGGGAGAActgtaaaagaaaaagtttgtgTACATACTAGCCGCGACATACGTGCCATAGCAAGTCAACTAGTGAACATGTGGATTGAAGTTTTTCGCAAGGAAAAAGCTTCTAATGGTGGCTTGAAGTTAGTGAGGCAATCGAGTGTTGCAGATTCTTTAAAAAGCAAATGTCTAGCTTCAGGAAAGCCACCTCTGCGCATGCATCATGGTCCACCAGAGAGTAAAGAAAGTTCACAGATTTCGGCATTTCCTGGAAGTCATTTGCCTCGTGGTGCGAACCTTAAGAGAGAGAATATCAAGTTGGAAACCAGGGCTGACTCAAAATTGGAGGTTAAGTTATCAAGGTCTCAAGGTTCTGTTGGTAGAGATAATGCCAAGGGCGAAGAAGGCCACAACTTTTTGATGTCTGAAGAAGAACAAGCTGCCTTTGCTGCAGCAGAAAAAGCCCGAGCGGCAGCTCTTGCAGCTGCTGAG GCATATGCGTCTTCTGAAGCCAAGTGCAACACATCGTTGCCACTTCCTAAGATACTTTCATTCCATAAATTTGCGAGACGGGACTCACGTGAGCAGTACACACACATGGATGAGTCTGATTTTAGGAGGAAGTGGTCTGATGGAGCCTTGGGAAGACAAGAAATTGCATCAGAAATAGATTCTAGGAATTGCAGAGTTAGGGATTGGTCTGTGGATTTTTCCTCTGCCTGTGTCAACATTGACAGTTCAAAAAGGTCAATTGATAACCTCTCACAGCGGAGCCACTCCAATGAGATTGCTTGCCAATCGAACTTTAGAGGGAACTCACCCGAAAGTGCAGCTGTCGACAGCAGTATATTTACCAAAGCATGGGTGGATACTGATGGTAGCAGTGGGATAAAAGACTGGAATGCCATTGACAGATGGCAATCtcaagctgctgctgctgattCTGACTTCTTCCATCGGGCTATGCAGTTAAGGGATGAGGAGGATTCAAATATGAATTCAAAACGACCTACACTTAGACATGGACAATTGCCAAATGAGAGCTCTGTTTCACAAGTTACGGTTAACAAAGAGTTGGTTGGAAATCAACCGAAAGGGGTAGAGCATATTAAACAGGCTGTTGTGGATTACGTTGCATCGTTGCTCATGCCGCTTTATAAGGCCAGGAAAATTGAAAAGGAAGGTTACAAGTCGATAATGAAGAAAACTGCAACCAAG GTCATGGAGCAGACCACAGATGCAGAGAAAACCATGGCGGTTTATGAGTTTCTAGATTTCAAGCGAAAAAATAAG ATTCGGTCTTTTGTCGACACATTGATTGAGAGACACATGGCAACGAAACCGGTTGTAAAACCTCAATAG